One genomic window of Candidatus Pseudobacter hemicellulosilyticus includes the following:
- a CDS encoding FtsL-like putative cell division protein: MTREEKIQEEKEAKEARREWRRLLSYRWIVQNIPFFLFLSVLAVIYIYNGHYADKTIREINKVSRELKELHYEYKTVKSEVMNRSKQSELAKVVDSFGLKALTAPPTILRDSLQKEN, from the coding sequence GTGACCAGGGAAGAAAAGATACAAGAGGAAAAAGAGGCGAAGGAAGCCCGGCGTGAGTGGCGAAGGCTGCTCAGCTATCGCTGGATAGTGCAGAATATTCCCTTTTTCCTGTTCCTGTCTGTGCTGGCGGTGATCTATATCTACAACGGTCACTATGCTGACAAGACCATCCGCGAGATCAATAAAGTAAGCAGGGAACTGAAAGAACTGCATTACGAATATAAAACCGTGAAGAGTGAAGTAATGAACCGCAGCAAACAGAGCGAGCTGGCCAAAGTGGTGGATTCCTTCGGGCTGAAGGCACTGACAGCACCGCCCACGATCCTGCGGGACAGTCTTCAAAAAGAGAACTGA
- a CDS encoding penicillin-binding protein — protein MEVKRDILWRVYMCFLGIVLFSVIIIGRAVYIQQFQGSHWIAEANQQQQKFVEIDAERGTIYSEDGSMLSTSLPFFDIYIDFAADGLRQKEGRRFKENLDSLSMELAALFYDRASADNRTAADYKQLLQKGYKKKDRYFLLKRNISFQQYKVLRTLPLVRQGKDKSGFIAEVKDKRLNPYGLLANRTIGLSREYVDSDGKMKNTNVGLENTYDSILRGETGKKLMRKVAAGVFVPVDGTEIEPRNGKDIVTTLDVNIQDIAENALLNVMRENECTSGTCIVMEVATGKIKAIANLGRRPDGSYWEDLNYAIRASEPGSTFKLATMLSLLEDKHVSLNQRISLEGGKWQYSTRTVYDSEVHAENDVTVKHAFELSSNVAMAKLVTNSYVRNPMQYINHLRKLRLDKYSGIDLLGETTPVIKTPKSKTWSNTSLPWMSFGYEVLISPLQSLMLYNAVANGGKMMKPYLVNEVQENGFTVRTFPPQVLEETICSPETLEKLKECLEGASGNAGGTGYKLFKDAPYKVAGKTGTSQVANGNRGYADHIHQSSFAGYFPAKNPQYSCIVVVINKPFAVKYYGAAIAGPVFKEIADKLYALNADKDIQPAPLRLKKDSTNYFYAGAAEEMRTVMDELQWKYRDSAKTASWTRVYAANYQPVMGGQEVSRKNMPDVRGMGLKDALYLLENMNLKVGVRGRGRVKGQSITPGALISKDQSVIIELN, from the coding sequence GTGGAAGTAAAGCGTGACATACTATGGCGGGTCTATATGTGCTTTCTGGGCATAGTGCTTTTCAGCGTCATAATTATTGGTCGCGCCGTTTATATCCAGCAATTCCAGGGTAGTCACTGGATTGCCGAGGCCAACCAGCAGCAACAGAAGTTTGTGGAGATAGATGCCGAAAGAGGTACTATCTACAGTGAAGACGGCAGCATGCTGAGTACCTCACTCCCGTTCTTTGACATTTATATTGATTTTGCCGCCGACGGCCTTCGTCAGAAAGAAGGTCGGCGCTTCAAGGAAAACCTGGACTCCCTTTCCATGGAACTGGCAGCCCTGTTCTATGACCGCGCATCCGCTGATAATAGAACAGCGGCCGATTACAAACAGCTGCTGCAGAAAGGGTACAAAAAGAAGGACCGCTATTTTCTCCTCAAGAGAAATATCAGCTTCCAGCAATACAAGGTGCTCCGCACCCTGCCCCTGGTTCGCCAGGGAAAGGACAAAAGCGGTTTCATTGCCGAAGTGAAGGACAAGCGACTGAATCCCTACGGCCTCCTGGCCAACCGGACCATCGGTCTGTCCCGGGAATATGTAGACAGTGATGGTAAAATGAAGAACACCAATGTAGGCCTGGAGAACACCTATGATTCTATCCTCCGGGGAGAAACAGGTAAGAAGCTGATGCGCAAAGTGGCGGCCGGTGTGTTTGTGCCGGTTGATGGCACCGAGATAGAACCCCGGAACGGCAAGGACATTGTTACCACCCTGGACGTCAATATCCAGGACATTGCGGAGAACGCCCTGCTGAACGTGATGCGCGAGAATGAATGTACTTCCGGCACCTGCATTGTGATGGAAGTGGCTACAGGAAAGATCAAAGCCATTGCCAACCTGGGCAGAAGACCGGATGGCTCTTACTGGGAAGACCTCAACTACGCTATCCGCGCTTCCGAACCGGGCTCTACGTTCAAGCTGGCCACTATGCTGTCCCTGCTGGAAGACAAACATGTTTCGCTCAACCAGCGCATCAGCCTGGAAGGCGGCAAATGGCAGTACAGCACCCGTACGGTATATGATTCAGAAGTGCATGCGGAGAATGATGTTACGGTGAAACATGCTTTTGAGCTCAGCTCCAATGTGGCCATGGCGAAGCTGGTCACCAATAGTTACGTCAGGAACCCGATGCAGTATATCAATCACCTGCGCAAGCTGCGGCTGGATAAATACTCCGGTATTGACCTGCTGGGCGAAACCACGCCGGTGATCAAAACGCCGAAATCAAAGACCTGGTCCAATACCAGTCTGCCCTGGATGAGTTTTGGTTACGAGGTGCTGATAAGTCCCCTGCAGTCGCTGATGTTATACAACGCGGTGGCCAACGGTGGTAAGATGATGAAACCTTACCTGGTCAATGAGGTACAGGAGAACGGGTTCACGGTAAGAACGTTTCCGCCGCAGGTGCTGGAAGAAACCATCTGCAGCCCGGAAACGCTGGAAAAACTGAAAGAATGTCTCGAAGGCGCCAGCGGTAACGCCGGTGGCACCGGATATAAGCTCTTTAAAGATGCACCTTACAAGGTGGCCGGTAAAACGGGCACTTCGCAGGTAGCAAACGGGAACAGGGGATACGCTGATCATATCCACCAGTCGTCCTTTGCCGGGTACTTCCCCGCAAAGAACCCGCAGTACAGCTGCATCGTGGTAGTGATCAACAAACCCTTCGCGGTAAAATATTATGGTGCGGCCATTGCCGGACCGGTATTCAAAGAGATCGCCGACAAACTGTATGCGCTCAATGCGGATAAGGATATCCAGCCGGCGCCGCTGCGGCTGAAGAAAGACAGCACCAACTATTTCTACGCAGGTGCTGCTGAGGAAATGCGGACCGTGATGGATGAGCTGCAGTGGAAATACCGGGATTCGGCAAAAACAGCCAGCTGGACAAGGGTATACGCCGCCAACTACCAGCCGGTAATGGGCGGTCAGGAGGTATCCCGGAAAAATATGCCCGATGTACGGGGCATGGGCCTGAAAGATGCGCTCTACCTGCTGGAGAACATGAACCTGAAAGTGGGTGTGCGGGGCAGGGGAAGAGTAAAGGGGCAGAGCATAACGCCGGGCGCCCTGATCAGTAAGGACCAGTCAGTGATCATTGAATTGAACTAA
- a CDS encoding S-adenosylmethionine:tRNA ribosyltransferase-isomerase yields MDPRAISIQDFTYELPEERIAWHPLPERDASRLLVYKSGRIDTDTDQYRNLPQYLPERSLLVFNNTKVVEARLLFQKATGARIEIFCLEPGPQYPDITSAMTQTGQVEWLCLVGGASKWKPGQLLEKELPGPKGPLLLQARYLRKEPDSFAIELSWNDDQLSFAELLHLAGQIPLPPYIKRSAATADQERYQTIYARSEGSVAAPTAGLHFTQAIFEKLAARHITRTEVTLHVGAGTFQPVKAATMEAHNMHLEFIDVTAISIRELLQHLDGHITAVGTTSLRTIESLYWLGVKTLHTPELAPEELTIGQWDAYELPGHYTANAALTSLLAYMEKKGWERLLTKTQLLIAPGYTIRIPKALVTNFHQPQSTLLLLVAAFVGADWRRIYDFALQQEFRFLSYGDGCLLFTPPASSAGTPA; encoded by the coding sequence ATGGATCCCAGAGCTATTTCAATTCAGGACTTCACCTATGAGCTGCCCGAAGAACGGATTGCCTGGCATCCCCTGCCTGAAAGGGACGCTTCCCGGCTCCTGGTGTATAAAAGTGGGAGAATAGATACGGATACGGATCAGTACCGGAACCTGCCTCAATACCTGCCCGAACGCTCCCTCCTGGTGTTCAACAATACCAAAGTGGTGGAAGCCCGGCTCCTGTTCCAGAAAGCCACCGGCGCCCGCATTGAGATCTTCTGCCTGGAACCAGGCCCTCAATACCCCGATATTACCAGCGCCATGACGCAAACCGGCCAGGTGGAATGGCTTTGCCTGGTAGGCGGCGCTTCCAAATGGAAACCCGGACAGCTCCTGGAGAAAGAACTGCCCGGCCCCAAAGGTCCCCTGCTGCTGCAGGCCCGCTACCTGCGCAAGGAACCCGACAGCTTCGCCATTGAACTTTCCTGGAATGACGACCAGCTTTCCTTTGCCGAACTGCTGCACCTGGCCGGACAGATCCCCCTGCCGCCCTATATCAAACGCAGTGCTGCTACGGCTGATCAGGAACGCTACCAGACCATCTATGCCCGTTCCGAAGGCTCTGTAGCCGCCCCCACTGCCGGCCTGCATTTCACCCAGGCCATCTTTGAAAAGCTCGCCGCCCGCCATATCACGCGCACAGAAGTAACCCTCCACGTTGGCGCCGGCACCTTTCAGCCGGTGAAGGCCGCCACTATGGAAGCACACAATATGCACCTGGAATTTATTGATGTAACGGCCATTAGTATACGCGAACTGCTCCAACACCTGGACGGGCATATCACGGCCGTAGGCACTACTTCACTCCGGACCATTGAAAGCCTGTACTGGCTGGGCGTAAAGACCCTCCATACGCCGGAGTTGGCGCCTGAAGAACTGACCATCGGGCAATGGGACGCCTATGAGCTGCCCGGTCATTACACTGCAAACGCAGCACTGACCAGCCTCCTGGCCTATATGGAAAAAAAGGGATGGGAAAGATTACTGACCAAAACACAATTGCTGATAGCGCCGGGATATACTATCCGGATACCCAAAGCGCTGGTGACCAATTTTCACCAGCCGCAATCCACCTTGTTATTGCTGGTAGCCGCTTTTGTAGGGGCCGACTGGCGCCGCATTTACGACTTTGCACTGCAGCAGGAATTCAGGTTCCTCAGTTACGGCGACGGCTGCCTGCTGTTTACTCCGCCAGCTTCTTCAGCGGGAACTCCAGCGTAA
- the mraZ gene encoding division/cell wall cluster transcriptional repressor MraZ — MIEFLGEYEATLDSKGRFLLPAGFKKQLPEEAGTQFVVNRGFEKCLTLYPMLSWKPIFSEISKLNDFDPKVREFRRNFLNGATVLELDSAGRLLLPSNLKGHAGLEKDIVLVAAMNKIEIWDKDKYHQLFESFSPEAFSELAQQVMAGANHSGPSTL; from the coding sequence ATGATTGAATTTCTGGGTGAATATGAAGCTACACTGGACTCAAAAGGTCGCTTCCTTCTCCCGGCAGGCTTTAAAAAGCAATTGCCGGAAGAAGCCGGAACCCAGTTTGTGGTAAACAGGGGCTTTGAGAAATGTCTCACCCTGTACCCCATGCTCAGCTGGAAACCGATATTTTCTGAGATCAGCAAACTCAATGATTTTGACCCCAAGGTACGTGAATTCAGGCGGAATTTTTTGAACGGGGCCACTGTGCTGGAGCTGGATAGTGCGGGAAGATTGCTGTTACCTTCCAATTTAAAGGGACATGCCGGGCTGGAGAAGGATATTGTGCTGGTAGCGGCTATGAACAAGATCGAAATCTGGGATAAAGATAAGTACCATCAGCTCTTTGAATCTTTTTCACCGGAAGCATTCAGTGAACTGGCACAACAGGTAATGGCAGGCGCCAATCATTCAGGACCCTCAACGCTTTAA
- the rsmH gene encoding 16S rRNA (cytosine(1402)-N(4))-methyltransferase RsmH produces the protein MMTNEQPTYHVPVLLQEAIDGLNIDPNGIYVDCTFGGGGHSREILKRLGAGGKLFAFDQDADARQNLPEDPRVQFLPHNFRHLQRMLRLHDAPQVNGILADLGVSSHQFNEAERGFSTRFDGDMDMRMDTRQELTAFRVISTYTEQQLHKLFEQYGEVTNARTLARTIVQVRGNLSLKTIANFKQALHAVVKGNPNKYFAQVFQALRIEVNDELGALKDMLQQIPSLLKPGGRAAIITFHSLEDRLVKNFFRKGSFEEAEDTDPFGQSAPVAPELIVITRKPILPSAAEQKQNPRSRSAKLRVAEKA, from the coding sequence ATGATGACCAATGAGCAGCCTACTTACCACGTTCCGGTCTTACTGCAGGAAGCTATCGACGGATTGAACATTGATCCCAACGGCATATATGTGGATTGCACGTTTGGTGGTGGTGGTCATTCCCGTGAAATACTGAAACGGTTAGGCGCCGGAGGCAAGCTCTTTGCCTTCGACCAGGATGCGGATGCCCGGCAGAACCTGCCCGAGGATCCGCGGGTGCAGTTCCTGCCCCATAACTTCCGGCACCTTCAGCGGATGCTGCGGCTGCATGATGCGCCTCAGGTGAATGGCATATTGGCCGATCTGGGTGTCAGCAGTCACCAGTTCAATGAAGCCGAACGAGGCTTCTCCACCCGCTTCGATGGCGATATGGATATGCGGATGGATACCCGCCAGGAGCTGACGGCCTTCAGGGTGATCAGCACCTACACTGAACAGCAGCTGCACAAGCTGTTTGAACAGTATGGCGAGGTCACCAACGCCAGAACACTGGCCCGTACCATCGTCCAGGTGCGTGGTAACCTGTCGCTCAAAACCATCGCTAATTTCAAACAGGCGCTGCATGCAGTGGTGAAAGGGAATCCCAATAAATACTTTGCCCAGGTATTCCAGGCGTTGCGCATTGAAGTGAATGATGAATTGGGAGCATTGAAAGACATGCTGCAACAGATTCCTTCTCTATTGAAACCGGGTGGCCGCGCTGCCATCATCACGTTTCATTCACTGGAAGACAGGCTCGTCAAAAATTTTTTCAGGAAAGGCAGTTTTGAAGAAGCGGAGGATACCGATCCTTTTGGCCAGTCAGCACCCGTTGCTCCTGAGCTGATAGTGATCACCCGTAAACCCATCCTGCCTTCGGCAGCCGAACAAAAGCAAAACCCGCGTTCCCGTAGCGCCAAGCTGAGGGTAGCGGAAAAAGCATAA